One window of Mediterraneibacter gnavus ATCC 29149 genomic DNA carries:
- a CDS encoding VanZ family protein: MNQRQVKRTRTVGKILFVLYIFFLLYFLIFSDWYGRSGIGEEYRCNLVLFKEIRRFVEYRETLGLFAVFTNLFGNILIFVPYGFFISVASRMRGFLMTLFYSLGLSLGVEVFQLLTRVGSFDVDDLLLNTIGGILGYVLFLICNGIRRKYDGRRKKGKKGK, from the coding sequence TTGAATCAGAGACAGGTGAAAAGAACCCGCACGGTGGGAAAAATATTATTTGTGCTCTATATTTTTTTCTTATTATATTTCCTGATCTTCTCAGACTGGTACGGACGCAGCGGTATTGGTGAAGAATACCGCTGTAATCTTGTGCTTTTCAAGGAGATCAGACGTTTTGTGGAATACCGGGAAACGCTTGGGCTTTTCGCGGTATTTACCAATTTATTTGGAAATATCCTGATTTTTGTGCCATATGGATTTTTTATATCCGTTGCCAGCAGGATGAGAGGCTTTTTGATGACATTGTTCTATAGCTTGGGACTGAGCCTCGGAGTGGAAGTATTTCAGCTTTTGACAAGAGTGGGAAGCTTTGACGTAGATGATCTGTTACTGAATACGATCGGCGGAATTTTAGGATATGTATTGTTTTTGATCTGTAATGGGATAAGGAGAAAATATGATGGCAGGAGAAAAAAAGGAAAAAAAGGAAAATAA
- the purN gene encoding phosphoribosylglycinamide formyltransferase: MLRVVVMVSGGGTNLQAIIDRVADGTITNAEIVGVISNNANAYALERAKEHGISACCISPKEFESREIFNEKLLEAVDAYAPDLIVLAGFLVVIPPEMIAKYRNRMINIHPSLIPSFCGKGFYGLKVHEAALERGVKVVGATVHFVDEGTDTGPILLQKAVETQPDDTPEILQRRVMEQAEWKILPEAIDLIANGKVTVKDGRTVITQ; this comes from the coding sequence ATGCTAAGAGTAGTCGTGATGGTTTCCGGAGGCGGAACCAACCTTCAGGCGATCATAGATCGTGTGGCAGACGGTACGATCACTAATGCGGAAATTGTCGGTGTGATCAGTAATAACGCCAATGCATATGCGCTGGAACGTGCAAAAGAACACGGGATTTCGGCGTGTTGTATCTCGCCGAAGGAGTTTGAATCCAGAGAAATCTTTAATGAGAAGCTTCTGGAAGCAGTCGATGCATATGCGCCTGATCTGATCGTGCTTGCAGGATTCCTGGTGGTGATCCCGCCGGAGATGATTGCAAAATACCGCAACCGTATGATCAATATTCATCCGTCTTTGATCCCTTCCTTCTGTGGAAAAGGATTTTACGGACTGAAGGTACATGAGGCAGCTCTAGAGCGCGGTGTAAAGGTAGTCGGTGCAACGGTTCATTTTGTGGATGAGGGGACGGATACCGGTCCGATCCTGTTACAGAAAGCAGTAGAAACACAGCCGGATGATACTCCTGAGATTTTGCAGCGCCGGGTGATGGAGCAGGCAGAATGGAAGATTCTGCCGGAAGCGATCGATCTGATCGCCAATGGAAAAGTAACGGTAAAAGACGGAAGAACTGTGATCACACAGTAG
- a CDS encoding DUF6142 family protein: MAGEKKEKKENKEKKEKKEKKEKIRQARQGKSSCMYAIFSLFVLVLLILHAYTMREKTADIAGALGLIDMMFTVFGIRAGLKGRQEPEKRHFTCWLGIVLNGLVLLVLIMIFLGGLS; the protein is encoded by the coding sequence ATGGCAGGAGAAAAAAAGGAAAAAAAGGAAAATAAGGAAAAGAAAGAGAAGAAAGAGAAGAAAGAAAAAATCAGACAGGCAAGACAGGGAAAAAGTTCTTGTATGTATGCGATTTTTTCATTGTTTGTTCTTGTATTGTTGATTCTTCATGCGTATACAATGCGTGAGAAAACGGCAGATATTGCAGGTGCATTGGGACTGATCGATATGATGTTTACAGTTTTTGGAATCCGGGCAGGTCTTAAGGGACGTCAGGAGCCGGAAAAAAGACATTTTACGTGCTGGCTCGGAATCGTACTTAACGGGCTGGTATTGCTGGTTCTGATCATGATATTTTTAGGAGGACTCTCATAG
- the purD gene encoding phosphoribosylamine--glycine ligase, whose translation MKVLIVGSGGREHAIAASAAKSSKVEKMYCAPGNAGIEEFAECVPIGAMEFEKLVAFAKEKSIDLCIVGMDDPLVGGLVDEMEAAGIRTFGPRKNAAILEGSKAFSKDLMKKYHIPTAAYENFTDPDAAIAYLETAKFPIVLKADGLALGKGVLICQNFEEAKEGVRTIMLDKKFGTAGNEMVIEEFMTGREVSVLSFVDGKTIKTMTSAQDHKRAGDGDTGLNTGGMGTFSPSPFYTKEVEEFCSEHIYQATVDAMAAEGREFKGVIFFGLMLTEEGPKVLEYNARFGDPEAQVVLPRMKNDLIEVVEACIDGTLDQVDLQFEDNAAVCVVLASEGYPVSYEKGFPIQGLEEFNKHEGYYCFHAGTKLQDGQIVTNGGRVLGVTAKGKDLKEARANAYAATEWVQFENKYMRHDIGKAIDEV comes from the coding sequence ATGAAAGTTTTAATAGTCGGAAGCGGCGGAAGAGAACATGCGATCGCAGCCAGCGCCGCAAAGAGCAGCAAAGTAGAAAAGATGTACTGTGCACCGGGAAATGCAGGGATTGAAGAATTCGCAGAGTGTGTGCCGATCGGCGCCATGGAATTTGAAAAACTGGTCGCATTTGCAAAAGAAAAATCGATCGATCTTTGTATTGTGGGAATGGATGATCCTCTGGTGGGAGGTCTTGTGGATGAGATGGAAGCAGCCGGTATCCGCACATTCGGACCAAGAAAGAATGCAGCGATCCTGGAGGGATCCAAAGCGTTTTCAAAGGACCTGATGAAGAAATATCATATTCCGACAGCCGCATATGAGAATTTTACAGATCCGGATGCAGCAATCGCATATCTGGAGACTGCAAAATTCCCAATCGTGCTCAAAGCAGACGGACTGGCACTTGGAAAAGGTGTTTTAATCTGTCAGAATTTTGAAGAGGCAAAAGAAGGCGTGCGTACGATCATGCTGGATAAGAAGTTCGGAACAGCCGGAAATGAGATGGTCATCGAAGAATTTATGACAGGCCGGGAGGTTTCTGTTCTTTCTTTCGTAGACGGAAAGACCATTAAGACCATGACTTCTGCACAGGATCACAAGCGTGCGGGAGATGGAGATACAGGCCTGAACACAGGTGGAATGGGAACATTTTCACCAAGCCCGTTCTACACAAAAGAAGTGGAAGAATTTTGTAGCGAACACATTTATCAGGCAACGGTGGATGCTATGGCAGCAGAGGGTAGAGAGTTTAAAGGCGTGATCTTTTTTGGACTGATGCTGACAGAAGAGGGACCGAAGGTACTGGAATACAATGCACGCTTCGGGGATCCGGAAGCGCAGGTTGTACTGCCGCGTATGAAGAATGATTTGATTGAAGTTGTGGAAGCATGTATTGACGGAACACTGGATCAGGTAGATCTGCAGTTTGAAGACAATGCAGCAGTATGCGTGGTACTGGCATCCGAAGGATATCCGGTAAGTTATGAAAAAGGTTTCCCGATTCAGGGGTTGGAAGAATTTAACAAGCATGAAGGGTATTACTGTTTCCATGCCGGCACAAAGCTTCAGGACGGACAGATTGTGACAAACGGCGGGCGTGTGCTCGGTGTGACAGCAAAGGGAAAAGATCTCAAAGAAGCGAGAGCCAATGCCTATGCTGCAACAGAGTGGGTGCAGTTTGAAAACAAATATATGCGTCATGATATTGGAAAAGCAATTGACGAGGTATAA
- the purM gene encoding phosphoribosylformylglycinamidine cyclo-ligase, with product MDYKNAGVDIEAGYKSVELMKEHVKKTMRPEVLGGLGGFSGAFSLAKIKEMEEPVLLSGTDGCGTKVKLAMIMDKHDTIGIDAVAMCVNDIACAGGEPLFFLDYIACGKNYPEKIASIVSGVAEGCLQSEAALIGGETAEHPGLMPEEDYDLAGFAVGVCDKKEMITGEDLKAGDVLIGMASSGVHSNGFSLVRKVFEMTKENLETYHESLGCTLGEALLAPTRIYVKALKSIKAAGVTVKACSHITGGGFYENIPRMLKEGTHAVIEKDSYPVLPIFDMLAKEGDIEEQMMYNTFNMGLGMVLAVDAADVEKTMEAIKAAGDTPYVVGKIEAGEKGVTLC from the coding sequence ATGGATTATAAGAATGCAGGTGTGGATATTGAGGCTGGTTACAAATCAGTGGAACTTATGAAAGAACACGTAAAGAAAACAATGCGTCCGGAAGTACTCGGTGGACTGGGTGGATTTTCCGGTGCGTTTTCTCTTGCAAAGATCAAAGAGATGGAAGAGCCGGTACTGCTTTCCGGAACAGACGGATGTGGTACAAAAGTCAAACTGGCAATGATCATGGACAAGCATGATACGATCGGAATCGATGCAGTTGCGATGTGTGTCAATGATATTGCATGTGCAGGAGGAGAACCATTATTTTTCCTGGATTACATCGCATGTGGAAAGAATTACCCGGAAAAGATCGCATCGATCGTAAGCGGTGTTGCAGAAGGATGTTTGCAGTCAGAAGCAGCGCTGATCGGTGGTGAGACAGCAGAGCATCCGGGACTGATGCCGGAGGAAGATTATGATCTGGCCGGATTTGCAGTAGGTGTCTGTGATAAAAAAGAGATGATCACAGGAGAAGACTTAAAAGCAGGAGATGTACTGATCGGGATGGCGTCTTCCGGTGTGCACAGCAACGGATTCTCTCTGGTGAGAAAAGTGTTTGAGATGACAAAAGAAAATCTGGAGACATATCATGAGAGTCTTGGATGTACATTGGGCGAAGCACTTTTAGCACCTACCAGAATTTATGTCAAAGCACTCAAGAGCATCAAAGCAGCGGGTGTGACAGTCAAAGCCTGCAGCCATATTACAGGCGGCGGATTCTATGAGAATATTCCACGTATGCTTAAAGAAGGAACGCATGCAGTGATCGAAAAGGACAGTTATCCGGTGCTTCCGATTTTTGATATGCTGGCAAAAGAAGGGGATATCGAAGAACAGATGATGTACAACACATTCAACATGGGACTTGGTATGGTTCTGGCAGTAGACGCCGCAGATGTGGAGAAGACAATGGAAGCAATCAAAGCGGCCGGAGATACTCCATATGTAGTAGGTAAGATCGAAGCCGGAGAAAAAGGAGTTACTTTATGCTAA
- the pyrE gene encoding orotate phosphoribosyltransferase produces the protein MEAYKQEFIEFMVDSDVLKFGEFTLKSGRKSPFFMNAGGYVTGSQLKKLGEYYAKAIHDKYGDDFDVLFGPAYKGIPLGVVTAIAYSELYGKEVRYCSDRKEEKDHGADKGSFLGSKLKDGDRVVMIEDVTTSGKSMEETVPKVKGAADVEIVGLMVSLNRMEVGKGGEKCALDEVKELYGFDTAAIVTMEEVVEHLYNRPYKGKVIIDDTLKAAIDAYYEMYGAK, from the coding sequence ATGGAAGCATACAAACAGGAATTTATTGAATTTATGGTAGACAGTGATGTATTAAAATTTGGAGAGTTTACATTGAAGAGCGGAAGAAAATCTCCGTTTTTTATGAATGCAGGCGGATATGTAACAGGTTCTCAGCTGAAAAAGCTGGGTGAGTATTACGCGAAGGCAATTCACGATAAATACGGCGATGACTTCGATGTGTTATTCGGACCTGCTTATAAGGGAATCCCGCTTGGAGTTGTAACTGCAATCGCATACAGCGAATTATACGGAAAAGAAGTGCGTTACTGTTCAGACCGCAAAGAAGAAAAAGATCACGGTGCAGACAAGGGAAGTTTCCTTGGAAGTAAATTAAAAGACGGAGACCGTGTTGTGATGATCGAGGATGTAACAACATCCGGAAAATCTATGGAAGAGACAGTTCCGAAAGTAAAAGGTGCTGCCGATGTAGAGATCGTCGGACTGATGGTGTCATTAAACCGTATGGAAGTCGGAAAAGGCGGAGAAAAATGTGCATTGGATGAAGTGAAAGAGCTGTATGGCTTTGACACCGCAGCAATCGTAACAATGGAAGAAGTCGTAGAACACCTCTACAACAGACCATATAAAGGAAAAGTGATCATTGATGATACATTAAAAGCGGCAATTGATGCATATTATGAAATGTATGGTGCAAAGTAA
- the purE gene encoding 5-(carboxyamino)imidazole ribonucleotide mutase has translation MPKVGIVMGSDSDLKVMSKAADMLEKLGIDYEMTIISAHRMPDVFFDWAKAAEGKGIKVIIAGAGMAAHLPGMCAALFPMPVVGVPMSGKNLDGMDALYSIVQMPPGIPVATVAIDGGMNAAILAAKILATSDEEVLKKLKAYSEEMKETVQKKAEKLDEIGYQAYLEK, from the coding sequence ATGCCAAAAGTAGGAATTGTAATGGGCAGTGATTCAGACCTTAAGGTGATGAGCAAAGCTGCGGACATGCTGGAAAAACTGGGAATTGATTACGAGATGACGATCATTTCCGCACACCGTATGCCTGATGTGTTTTTTGACTGGGCAAAGGCGGCCGAAGGAAAGGGGATCAAAGTGATCATCGCAGGAGCAGGAATGGCAGCACATCTTCCGGGAATGTGTGCGGCACTTTTCCCGATGCCAGTAGTAGGAGTTCCGATGTCCGGAAAGAATCTGGATGGAATGGATGCACTCTATTCGATCGTTCAGATGCCGCCGGGAATTCCGGTTGCCACTGTTGCGATTGACGGAGGTATGAATGCGGCAATTCTGGCAGCAAAGATTCTTGCGACCTCAGATGAGGAAGTTTTGAAAAAACTCAAAGCATATTCAGAAGAGATGAAAGAGACAGTTCAGAAAAAAGCAGAAAAGCTGGACGAGATCGGATATCAGGCGTATCTGGAAAAATAG
- a CDS encoding phosphopentomutase has translation MEKKRVFLIVLDSYGIGEMTDAADFGDVGANTLKTITKVKEYDTPNMKRIGLFNIDGVDWMEKEEHPIGSYARMKEQSRGKDTTIGHWEIAGVISPKPLPTYPDGFPKEVLDAFERETGRKVLCNKPYSGTDVIRDYGQEHVETGALIVYTSADSVFQIAAHEDVVPIEELYRDCEIARRILVGEHGVGRVIARPFIGTAPNFTRTANRHDFSLLPPKDTMLDALVKAGYDTYGVGKIYDIFAGQGIQHTQRIQNNVDGMEKTIETQDVDFNGICFVNLVDFDMVYGHRNNRKGYAEAATTFDRQLGTFMERMRDDDILMITADHGCDPGFPGTDHTREHTPFLVYGKSIREDVNLGTRESFADIAATILDIFNVENNTDGTSMKEYILKK, from the coding sequence ATGGAAAAGAAACGAGTTTTTCTGATTGTTCTGGACAGTTATGGAATCGGAGAGATGACAGATGCAGCTGATTTTGGAGATGTCGGAGCAAACACATTGAAGACGATCACCAAAGTGAAGGAGTATGATACCCCGAACATGAAAAGGATCGGGCTTTTCAACATCGATGGCGTGGACTGGATGGAGAAAGAAGAGCACCCTATCGGTTCATATGCACGTATGAAGGAGCAGTCCAGAGGGAAAGATACGACGATTGGGCACTGGGAGATTGCCGGAGTGATCTCTCCAAAACCGCTTCCGACGTATCCGGATGGATTTCCGAAGGAAGTGCTGGATGCGTTTGAGCGTGAGACGGGAAGGAAGGTTCTGTGCAACAAGCCGTACTCCGGAACAGACGTGATCCGGGATTACGGGCAGGAGCATGTAGAGACAGGAGCGCTGATTGTATATACTTCTGCGGACAGTGTATTTCAGATTGCAGCACATGAAGATGTGGTTCCGATCGAAGAACTGTATCGGGACTGTGAGATCGCAAGAAGGATCCTTGTGGGAGAGCATGGGGTTGGACGTGTCATTGCAAGACCGTTTATCGGGACAGCACCGAATTTTACCAGAACTGCGAACCGGCATGATTTTTCCTTACTGCCGCCAAAAGACACGATGCTGGATGCACTTGTAAAAGCCGGATATGATACGTATGGTGTAGGAAAAATCTATGATATTTTTGCAGGACAAGGAATCCAGCATACACAGCGTATCCAGAATAATGTGGACGGAATGGAAAAAACCATCGAGACACAGGATGTAGATTTTAACGGAATCTGTTTTGTGAATCTGGTGGATTTTGACATGGTGTACGGACACAGGAACAATAGGAAAGGCTATGCAGAGGCGGCGACAACATTTGACCGTCAGCTGGGAACCTTTATGGAACGGATGAGAGATGACGATATTCTGATGATCACTGCCGATCACGGATGCGATCCGGGATTTCCGGGAACGGATCACACACGGGAGCACACACCGTTTCTTGTTTACGGCAAGAGCATCCGGGAAGATGTGAATCTCGGAACAAGAGAAAGTTTTGCAGATATTGCAGCAACGATCCTTGATATTTTCAATGTGGAAAATAATACGGACGGAACAAGTATGAAAGAATACATTTTAAAGAAATAA